From the genome of Lotus japonicus ecotype B-129 chromosome 6, LjGifu_v1.2, one region includes:
- the LOC130723115 gene encoding 60S ribosomal protein L18a-2, whose amino-acid sequence MVTFRFHQYQVVGRALPTDSDQHPKIYRMKLWATNEVRAKSKFWYFLRKLKKVKKSNGQVLAINEIFEKNPTKIKNFGIWLRYQSRTGYHNMYKEYRDTTLNGAVDAMYTEMASRHRVRSPCIQIIKTATVPAKLCKRESTKQFHNSKIKFPLVYRKVRPPSRKLKTTYKAKKPNLFM is encoded by the exons ATGGTTACCTTCAGG TTCCATCAGTACCAGGTTGTCGGGAGGGCTCTCCCCACTGATTCCGACCAGCACCCCAAGATTTACCGCATGAAGCTCTGGGCCACCAATGAGGTTCGCGCCAAGTCCAAGTTCTG GTATTTCCTGAGGAAATTGAAGAAGGTTAAGAAGAGCAATGGTCAAGTCCTTGCTATCAATGAG ATTTTTGAGAAGAACCCAACCAAGATTAAGAACTTTGGGATATGGTTGAGGTATCAGAGTAGGACTGGCTACCACAACATGTACAAGGAGTACCGTGATACCACTCTAAATGGTGCAGTTGATGCAATGTACACTGAGATGGCTTCTCGCCACAGGGTCCGATCCCCTTGCATTCAGATTATTAAGACTGCAACTGTTCCTGCTAAACTGTGCAAAAGGGAAAGCACCAAACAATTCCACAATTCAAAGATCAAGTTCCCATTGGTTTACAGGAAGGTCAGACCACCATCAAGGAAGTTGAAGACCACCTACAAGGCAAAGAAGCCCAACTTGTTCATGTAA
- the LOC130723117 gene encoding 60S ribosomal protein L18a-like protein: MGVNSSPMSEEEGTNRGIATDHHYYGTFQGVANYYPSPPPPNPNSPASNGGAYAYYQGQGQGYHALPVYAVAEGRPVRERRLCCCGLGLGWFLFITGFFLGGGPWYIGAFLLLCVQMDYREKPGLIACAVGSLVAVIAVTLGVAHPHLAKLT; encoded by the exons ATGGGTGTCAATTCTTCTCCTATGAGCGAGGAGGAAGGTACGAACAGAGGAATAGCCACCGATCACCATTACTATGGAACCTTTCAAGGCGTTGCTAATTACtacccttctcctcctcctccaaatccAAACTCTCCCGCTTCCAACGGTGGCGCCTACGCTTATTaccaaggacaaggacaagggtacCACGCTCTTCCAG TTTATGCTGTTGCGGAAGGAAGGCCTGTAAGAGAACGTCGTCTTTGTTGCTGTGGACTTGGTCTCGGTTGGTTCTT GTTTATAACTGGTTTTTTTCTTGGTGGCGGTCCCTGGTACATTGGAGCTTTCTTGCTACTATGTGTGCAGATGGATTACCGAGAAAAGCCTGGATTAATTGCATGCGCAGTTGGT TCCCTCGTTGCTGTGATAGCTGTTACTCTTGGTGTTGCACATCCACATCTGGCAAAGTTGACATGA
- the LOC130726138 gene encoding 40S ribosomal protein S14, producing the protein MSKRKVREPKEDNVTLGPAVRDGEHVFGVARIFASFNDTFIHVTDLSGRETLVRITGGMKVKADRDESSPYAAMLAAQDVATRCKELGITALHIKLRATGGNKTKTPGPGAQAALRALARSGMKIGRIEDVTPIPSDSTRRKSGRRGRRL; encoded by the exons ATG TCGAAGAGAAAGGTTAGGGAGCCTAAGGAAGACAACGTGACCCTGGGTCCAGCTGTTAGAGATGGTGAACATGTCTTTGGCGTTGCTCGCATCTTTGCTTCCTTCAATGATACTTTCATT CATGTCACTGATTTGTCTGGCAGGGAAACCCTTGTACGCATCACTG GTGGAATGAAGGTGAAAGCTGACAGAGATGAGTCATCTCCTTATGCAGCTATGCTTGCAGCCCAGGATGTTGCTACCAGATGCAAG GAGTTGGGCATTACTGCTCTTCATATCAAGCTCCGTGCCACTGGTGGAAACAAGACAAAAACTCCTGGTCCTGGTGCTCAGGCTGCTCTCCGTGCCCTTGCTCGTTCAGGAATGAAAATTGGTCGCATAG AGGATGTGACTCCTATTCCCTCTGATAGCACCCGCAGAAAGAGTGGTAGAAGGGGAAGAAGGCTTTAG
- the LOC130725851 gene encoding cytochrome P450 710A1-like, which yields MFHHPRFSCRHDLAGFHLHHLFSGYYPCHHFCCFFFTLSTLQASYTQHFDLNTIFCIPNTKTMIMTNLTSFTPTSLSLSLTQLIPYLICFILLLLLIEQITYLTKKRFIPGPTFVFPFIGNAIPLVRDATKFWDLQSSLAKSTPIGFSVNYIVGKFIIYIRDTELSHKVFSNVRPDAFHLVGHPFGKKIFADHNIIYMMGQDHQNLRRRIAPNFTPKALSTYIALQQIIILKHIKSWTAGEAHHRNSAIPLRFLVRDMNLETSQTVFVGPYLGPEALERFERDYFLFNVGFMKLPVDLPGTSFRNARLAGYRLAETLATCAGMSKARMEKAEEPSCLIDYWMQDTLREIEETRLAGEPAPPYSSDAEIGGYVFDFIFAAQDASASSLLWAVALLDDHPEVLAKVREEVAGIWSPESDELITAENLREMRYTQAVAREVVRYRPPASMIPHIAVETFQLTESYMIPKGAIVFPSAFESSFQGFTESDQIDPDRFSEERKEDQIFKRNFLAFGTGPHQCVGQRYALNHLVLFIAMFVSLIDFKRDRTNGCDEFIYVPTISPKDDCTVFLCKRCVRYPSFPSVEELLK from the coding sequence ATGTTCCATCACCCACGTTTCTCTTGTCGTCATGACTTAGCTGGATTTCATCTTCACCACCTCTTCTCTGGTTATTACCCTTGCCACCATTTCTGCTGCTTCTTCTTCACTCTCTCTACCTTGCAAGCTTCCTACACTCAACACTTTGACCTCAACACCATCTTCTGCATTCCAAATACCAAAACCATGATCATGACCAACCTCACTTCATTCACACCAAcatcactctcactctcactcacaCAGCTAATCCCATACCTCATATgcttcatcctcctcctcctcctcattgaACAGATCACATACCTCACCAAGAAACGCTTCATCCCAGGCCCAACCTTCGTCTTCCCCTTCATAGGCAACGCCATCCCTTTAGTGAGAGACGCAACAAAATTCTGGGACCTTCAATCTTCCCTTGCAAAGTCCACACCTATAGGCTTCTCCGTCAACTACATCGTCGGCAAATTCATTATCTACATCAGAGACACAGAGCTCTCCCACAAGGTCTTCTCCAATGTCAGGCCCGACGCCTTCCACCTCGTCGGCCACCCCTTCGGCAAGAAGATCTTCGCTGATCACAATATCATCTACATGATGGGCCAGGATCACCAGAATCTCCGCCGTCGAATCGCCCCCAATTTCACCCCCAAAGCCCTCTCCACCTACATCGCGCTCCAACAGATCATCATCCTCAAACACATCAAATCATGGACCGCCGGTGAGGCTCACCACCGCAACTCCGCCATCCCCCTCCGCTTCCTAGTCCGTGACATGAACCTCGAGACCTCCCAGACTGTGTTTGTTGGCCCTTACTTGGGCCCCGAGGCCCTCGAGAGGTTCGAGCGAGATTACTTCCTCTTCAACGTCGGCTTCATGAAGCTTCCAGTTGATCTCCCAGGAACTTCCTTCCGGAACGCCAGGCTCGCCGGTTATCGACTCGCCGAAACACTAGCCACCTGCGCCGGGATGAGCAAGGCCAGGATGGAGAAAGCGGAAGAGCCTTCTTGCCTAATCGATTACTGGATGCAGGACACGCTACGAGAAATCGAAGAAACTCGGCTTGCCGGAGAGCCAGCGCCGCCATACTCCAGCGACGCCGAGATTGGCGGTTACGTCTTCGACTTCATCTTCGCTGCGCAGGACGCGTCTGCCTCGTCGCTTTTGTGGGCGGTGGCGCTGCTGGATGATCACCCGGAGGTGCTTGCTAAGGTCAGGGAGGAAGTCGCCGGAATATGGTCGCCGGAGTCGGATGAACTGATAACGGCGGAGAATCTCAGGGAGATGAGGTACACGCAAGCGGTGGCGCGTGAGGTGGTGAGATACCGGCCGCCAGCGTCGATGATTCCTCACATCGCGGTAGAGACATTTCAGCTGACAGAGTCATACATGATTCCGAAGGGGGCGATTGTGTTCCCGTCGGCGTTTGAGTCGTCGTTTCAGGGGTTTACTGAATCGGACCAGATCGACCCGGACCGGTTCTCTGAGGAGAGAAAAGAGGACCAAATATTTAAAAGGAACTTTCTAGCGTTCGGGACTGGGCCCCACCAGTGTGTGGGCCAGAGGTACGCTTTGAATCACCTTGTTTTGTTCATCGCAATGTTCGTCTCGTTGATTGATTTCAAGAGGGACAGAACGAATGGTTGTGATGAGTTCATATATGTTCCCACTATTTCCCCGAAGGACGATTGCACAGTTTTTTTGTGTAAGCGATGCGTACGGTATCCTTCTTTCCCTTCCGTGGAGGAGCTCTTGAAATGA
- the LOC130724467 gene encoding cytochrome P450 710A1-like — protein sequence MIMTNLTSSTTPTSTSLFSSFSSLSLTELFPYLICFILLLLLLEQLTYLTKKRFIPGPNLILPFIGNAIPLVRDPTKFWDLQSSLAKSTPLGFSANYIIGNFIIFIRDTELSHKVFSNVRPGAFHLVGHPFGKKLFGDHNLIYMMGQDHKNLRRRIAPNFTPKALSTYTALQQIIILKHLKSWAAGKSSSAIPLRVLARDMNLETSQTVFVGPYLGPKARERFEHDYYLFNVGLMKLPVDLPGTSFRNARLAVDRLAGTLATCAKMSKSRMEKGEEPSCLIDYWMQDTLREIEETRLAGESPPPYSSDAEIGGYLFDFLFAAQDASTSSLLWAVALLDAHPEVLARVREEVAGIWSPESDELITSENLREMKYTQAVAREVVRYRPPATMVPHIAAESFPLTESYSVPKGAIVFPSAFESSFQGFTKPDRFDPDRFSDERKEDQIFKRNFLAFGAGPHQCVGQRYALNHLVLFIAMFVSLIDFKRDRTDYCDEIMYVPTICPKDDCTVFMCKRCVRYPSFPAVEELVK from the coding sequence ATGATCATGACCAATCTCACTTCTTCAACCACACCCACATCAAcctccctcttctcttctttttcttcactcTCCCTAACAGAGCTATTCCCATACCTCATATgcttcatcctcctcctcctcctccttgaaCAACTCACATACCTCACCAAGAAACGCTTCATCCCAGGACCAAACCTCATCCTCCCCTTCATAGGCAACGCCATCCCATTAGTCAGAGACCCAACAAAATTCTGGGACCTTCAATCTTCCCTTGCAAAGTCCACACCCTTAGGCTTCTCTGCCAACTACATCATCGGcaacttcatcatcttcatcagagaCACAGAGCTTTCCCACAAGGTCTTCTCCAATGTCAGACCCGGTGCCTTCCACCTCGTCGGCCACCCCTTCGGCAAGAAACTCTTCGGCGATCACAATCTCATCTACATGATGGGCCAGGATCACAAGAATCTCCGCCGTCGAATCGCTCCCAATTTCACCCCCAAAGCACTCTCCACCTACACCGCGCTGCAGCAAATCATCATCCTCAAACACCTCAAATCATGGGCCGCCGGAAAATCCAGCTCCGCCATCCCCCTCCGTGTCCTGGCCCGTGATATGAACCTTGAAACCTCGCAGACTGTGTTTGTGGGCCCTTACTTGGGCCCCAAGGCCCGAGAGAGGTTTGAGCATGATTACTACCTCTTCAACGTCGGCCTCATGAAGCTCCCCGTCGATCTCCCCGGAACCTCCTTCCGGAACGCCAGGCTCGCCGTCGACCGCCTCGCCGGAACACTAGCCACCTGCGCGAAGATGAGCAAGAGCAGGatggagaaaggagaagagccTTCTTGCTTAATCGATTACTGGATGCAGGACACGCTAAGAGAAATCGAAGAAACTCGCCTCGCCGGAGAATCACCACCACCGTACTCCAGCGACGCTGAAATCGGTGGCTACCTCTTCGACTTCCTCTTTGCCGCACAGGATGCTTCCACCTCGTCGCTTTTATGGGCGGTGGCGCTGCTGGATGCTCACCCGGAGGTTCTCGCCAGGGTGAGAGAGGAGGTCGCCGGAATCTGGTCGCCGGAGTCGGATGAACTGATAACATCAGAGAATCTCAGGGAGATGAAGTACACGCAGGCGGTGGCGCGTGAGGTGGTGAGATACCGGCCTCCGGCGACGATGGTTCCTCACATCGCGGCCGAGAGTTTCCCACTGACGGAGTCGTACTCGGTTCCGAAGGGGGCAATTGTGTTCCCGTCGGCGTTTGAGTCGTCGTTTCAAGGGTTCACTAAACCAGACCGGTTCGACCCAGACCGGTTTTCCGATGAGAGAAAAGAGGACCAAATATTTAAAAGGAACTTTCTAGCATTTGGGGCTGGGCCCCACCAGTGTGTGGGTCAGAGGTACGCTTTGAATCATCTTGTTTTGTTCATCGCAATGTTCGTTTCGTTGATTGATTTCAAGAGGGATAGAACGGACTACTGTGATGAGATCATGTATGTGCCCACGATTTGCCCCAAAGACGATTGCACGGTTTTTATGTGTAAGCGGTGCGTACGGTACCCTTCTTTCCCTGCCGTGGAGGAGCTCGTGAAATGA